Proteins encoded in a region of the Nitrospiraceae bacterium genome:
- the fusA gene encoding elongation factor G yields the protein MARQAPLDRTRNIGIMAHIDAGKTTTTERILYYTGMTHKMGEVHEGAATMDWMEQERERGITITAAATTCFWRDHRINIIDTPGHVDFTIEVERSLRVLDGAVAVFDSVQGVEPQSETVWRQADKYRVPRIAFMNKMDRTGADFYASVQSIIDRLGANPVPIQIPIGRESEYRGSIDLITMKAYVYDDETLGAKYKIEEIPAGMLDQAKEYREKLLEAVAEFDDQVMEKYLNGQPVSEDEVRKVVRAGAIAMKVTPVLCGSAFKNKGVQQLLDGVVDFLPSPLDIPPVMGIDPNTGKELERKPADNEPFAALAFKIMSDPFAGQLTYFRVYSGTLKTGTAVLNVTKGTKDRIGRLLKMHANKREEIDAAYAGDIVAAVGLKGATTGDTLSEEKQPVLLEVMKFPEPVIAMAIEPKTKQDQEKMGFALQKLAQEDPSFRVRTDEETLQTIIAGMGELHLEIIVDRLMREFKVEANVGKPEVAFRETIRRKAEAESKYIKQTGGRGQYGHVVLTVEPAESGKGLEFVNKIVGGAIPKEFIPAIEKGVKERMESGVVAGYPLRDVRVTIIDGSYHDVDSNEMAFKIAGSMGFSEACKKADPVLLEPIMKVEVLVPQEFMGDVIGNLNGRRGKVQGMKVRAGSQAIEATVPLMEMFGYATDLRSRTQGRATYSMEFDRYDQVPRNIGEAIISKYRGE from the coding sequence GTGGCTAGACAGGCACCATTAGACAGGACTCGCAATATCGGCATCATGGCGCATATCGATGCCGGTAAGACGACGACCACCGAGCGGATTCTCTATTACACCGGGATGACGCACAAGATGGGTGAGGTTCATGAGGGCGCTGCCACCATGGACTGGATGGAGCAGGAGCGGGAGCGAGGTATTACAATTACCGCTGCTGCGACGACCTGTTTTTGGCGGGATCATCGGATCAATATCATCGATACGCCGGGTCACGTGGATTTCACTATTGAGGTCGAGCGTTCCTTGCGCGTCTTGGATGGTGCCGTTGCTGTGTTTGATTCGGTGCAGGGTGTCGAGCCTCAATCTGAGACTGTGTGGCGGCAGGCTGACAAGTATCGCGTCCCGCGCATCGCGTTCATGAATAAGATGGACCGGACGGGCGCCGATTTTTATGCCAGTGTGCAGTCGATCATTGATCGGCTTGGTGCGAATCCTGTTCCCATTCAGATTCCCATCGGACGCGAGTCCGAGTATCGTGGTTCCATCGATCTTATCACCATGAAGGCGTATGTGTATGACGATGAGACGTTGGGCGCCAAGTATAAGATCGAGGAAATTCCGGCCGGCATGCTCGACCAGGCCAAGGAATATCGGGAAAAGTTGCTCGAGGCCGTGGCCGAATTCGATGACCAGGTGATGGAGAAGTATCTGAACGGCCAGCCTGTCTCTGAGGATGAAGTTCGAAAGGTCGTGCGTGCTGGCGCGATTGCTATGAAGGTGACGCCGGTTCTCTGCGGTTCGGCCTTTAAGAATAAAGGCGTGCAGCAGCTTCTTGATGGAGTGGTGGATTTTCTTCCCTCTCCCCTGGATATTCCCCCCGTCATGGGCATTGATCCGAACACTGGTAAGGAGCTTGAGCGTAAGCCCGCCGACAATGAACCGTTCGCCGCTTTGGCGTTCAAGATCATGTCCGATCCATTCGCGGGTCAGTTGACCTACTTCCGGGTGTATTCTGGGACGCTGAAGACTGGGACGGCCGTGCTGAACGTGACCAAGGGCACGAAGGATCGCATTGGCCGGCTCTTGAAGATGCACGCGAATAAGCGGGAAGAAATCGATGCGGCCTATGCCGGGGACATCGTCGCGGCGGTCGGTCTCAAGGGGGCGACGACCGGTGATACGCTCTCCGAGGAGAAGCAGCCGGTTCTTCTTGAGGTTATGAAATTTCCTGAGCCTGTGATTGCGATGGCGATCGAGCCCAAGACCAAGCAGGACCAGGAGAAGATGGGTTTTGCGCTGCAAAAGTTGGCGCAGGAAGATCCTTCCTTCCGTGTTCGTACCGACGAGGAGACGCTGCAGACCATCATTGCGGGGATGGGTGAGTTGCATCTCGAGATCATCGTCGATCGTTTGATGCGGGAGTTCAAGGTTGAGGCGAACGTCGGCAAGCCCGAAGTGGCGTTCCGCGAGACGATCCGTCGTAAAGCGGAAGCTGAGTCGAAGTACATCAAGCAGACCGGCGGTCGTGGTCAATATGGTCATGTTGTGTTGACGGTGGAGCCTGCGGAATCCGGTAAAGGGCTAGAGTTCGTCAACAAGATCGTCGGCGGTGCGATTCCCAAAGAATTTATTCCTGCGATCGAGAAGGGTGTCAAGGAGCGCATGGAATCGGGTGTCGTCGCCGGGTATCCGTTGCGAGATGTGCGTGTGACCATCATTGATGGTTCGTATCACGACGTGGACTCCAACGAAATGGCCTTCAAGATCGCCGGCTCGATGGGTTTTTCTGAGGCCTGTAAAAAGGCTGATCCGGTTCTGCTTGAGCCTATCATGAAGGTCGAGGTGTTGGTGCCGCAGGAGTTCATGGGCGATGTCATTGGCAATTTGAACGGGCGTCGAGGCAAGGTCCAGGGCATGAAGGTCCGGGCTGGCTCGCAGGCAATCGAGGCTACCGTACCGCTGATGGAAATGTTCGGTTACGCCACTGACCTTCGTTCGCGGACGCAGGGGCGAGCGACCTACAGTATGGAATTCGATCGGTACGACCAGGTGCCGCGCAATATCGGCGAGGCAATCATTTCGAAGTATCGTGGAGAGTAG
- the rpsG gene encoding 30S ribosomal protein S7 gives MPRGQFFGHREAQPDSKYRDKLVGKFLNVLMKGGKKSTAERVCYGAFDLIQQRTNGGDPMKIFRAAIDNVKPVVEVKSRRVGGASYQVPVEIRPTRRVSLALRWITDFSRARGGKSMQEKLAGELLDASNNTGASVKKREDVHRMAEANKAFAHYRW, from the coding sequence ATGCCACGCGGACAATTTTTCGGTCATCGGGAAGCGCAGCCGGATTCCAAGTATCGCGACAAGCTCGTCGGGAAGTTTCTGAACGTTCTGATGAAGGGCGGGAAGAAGAGTACGGCCGAGCGTGTCTGCTATGGTGCATTTGATCTGATTCAGCAGCGGACTAACGGCGGCGACCCGATGAAGATCTTCCGTGCGGCGATTGATAATGTCAAGCCGGTTGTCGAAGTCAAGTCTCGTCGTGTCGGTGGTGCGTCCTATCAGGTCCCGGTGGAGATCCGTCCGACCCGGCGTGTCTCGCTGGCGCTGCGATGGATTACGGATTTCTCCCGTGCTCGCGGCGGAAAGAGCATGCAGGAGAAGTTGGCGGGAGAGTTGCTCGACGCGTCCAATAACACGGGCGCTTCGGTGAAGAAGCGAGAAGACGTGCATCGTATGGCGGAGGCCAATAAGGCCTTTGCCCATTATCGCTGGTAG
- the rpsL gene encoding 30S ribosomal protein S12, with amino-acid sequence MPTINQLVRKGRTLVKSKTKSPALKRCPQKRGVCLRVYTTTPKKPNSALRKVARVRLTNGMEVTTYIPGVGHNLQEHSIVLVRGGRVKDLPGVRYHIVRGSLDAVGVADRKQGRSKYGAKRPK; translated from the coding sequence ATGCCAACGATTAATCAGCTTGTCAGAAAAGGGCGGACTTTGGTGAAGTCCAAGACCAAAAGTCCTGCTTTGAAGCGGTGTCCTCAGAAGCGGGGCGTATGTCTCCGCGTCTATACAACCACTCCGAAGAAGCCGAACTCCGCTCTCCGAAAGGTTGCCCGTGTCCGGTTGACCAACGGGATGGAGGTGACGACCTATATCCCAGGTGTCGGTCATAATTTGCAGGAGCACTCCATTGTGCTCGTGCGCGGTGGCCGCGTGAAGGACTTGCCGGGCGTTCGCTATCACATCGTCCGCGGTTCGTTGGATGCGGTGGGCGTTGCTGATCGGAAGCAGGGTCGTTCGAAGTATGGGGCAAAGCGGCCGAAGTAA